A section of the Humulus lupulus chromosome 2, drHumLupu1.1, whole genome shotgun sequence genome encodes:
- the LOC133816188 gene encoding WAT1-related protein At5g07050-like isoform X1, with translation MRVILEESIPYLICLLCSFSGAGYFLVSKVSLNKGMSRYVLVTYGFAIGTLSTALLAYLFERKNNSKLTIPVLRNVLFLGLLGAVLGRTMFYLGLEYTSQTFASAVSNIFPVFTFILAIIFRMEKLDISKNSTRAKIGGTIVSFAGATILTLYKGIKVISVHTQSSHNQSASTTTQLSFEKAHWIKGSLILVSSYFSIAAFYLLQAATVKIYAAPLNLTTLSCLSGTLFSVIMTAILDHKAASWRLSWDITLLAPLYSGIIIFSLGIYLQTIVMRRKGPVFAIAFSPLSSIFAAIMGILILGDVLYLGSIIGATLIIIGLYSILWGKKKEEDIILERTMATDHLNKIKEESAKSNIDIPNNGINWS, from the exons ATGCGAGTAATACTAGAGGAGTCTATACCATATCTAATCTGCTTATTGTGTAGTTTCTCTGGTGCAGGGTATTTTTTGGTGTCCAAAGTTTCTCTAAACAAAGGAATGAGTCGGTATGTGCTTGTCACCTATGGCTTTGCTATTGGGACTCTATCTACTGCTCTACTTGCCTATCTCTTTGAAAG GAAAAACAATAGTAAACTCACCATCCCTGTCTTGAGAAATGTCTTATTTCTAGGCCTTCTTGG AGCAGTGTTAGGGAGGACCATGTTTTACTTGGGGTTAGAATACACTTCACAGACGTTTGCTTCTGCAGTGTCCAACATATTTCCAGTCTTTACCTTTATCTTGGCAATTATATTCAG AATGGAAAAATTGGACATTTCGAAGAATAGTACTCGAGCAAAGATAGGAGGAACTATAGTTTCATTTGCAGGAGCAACAATCTTGACCCTTTACAAGGGCATCAAAGTGATATCAGTACACACTCAAAGCTCCCATAATCAATCTGCTTCTACTACTACACAACTGTCTTTTGAGAAAGCTCACTGGATAAAAGGCTCCCTTATTCTTGTGTCTTCCTACTTCTCAATCGCAGCCTTCTACCTCCTACAG GCAGCAACAGTCAAAATATATGCAGCACCGTTAAACCTCACAACACTAAGTTGCTTATCGGGAACTTTGTTCTCAGTAATCATGACTGCAATTTTGGATCATAAAGCAGCCTCGTGGAGGTTGTCATGGGATATCACACTTCTAGCTCCTCTCTATAGT GGAATTATAATATTCAGTTTGGGAATTTATCTTCAAACCATAGTAATGAGAAGAAAAGGCCCAGTGTTCGCGATTGCTTTTAGTCCTTTGTCATCAATATTTGCAGCTATCATGGGAATACTGATTCTGGGAGACGTTTTATATTTGGGCAG TATAATAGGAGCTACATTGATAATTATTGGACTCTATTCAATTCTATGGGGAAAGAAGAAAGAGGAGGACATCATACTGGAGCGTACCATGGCAACTGACCACCTTAATAAAATCAAAGAAGAAAGTGCCAAGAGCAACATTGATATACCTAACAATGGTATCAATTGGtcttaa
- the LOC133816188 gene encoding WAT1-related protein At5g07050-like isoform X2 produces the protein MRVILEESIPYLICLLCSFSGAGYFLVSKVSLNKGMSRYVLVTYGFAIGTLSTALLAYLFERKNNSKLTIPVLRNVLFLGLLGAVLGRTMFYLGLEYTSQTFASAVSNIFPVFTFILAIIFRMEKLDISKNSTRAKIGGTIVSFAGATILTLYKGIKVISVHTQSSHNQSASTTTQLSFEKAHWIKGSLILVSSYFSIAAFYLLQAATVKIYAAPLNLTTLSCLSGTLFSVIMTAILDHKAASWRLSWDITLLAPLYSGIIIFSLGIYLQTIVMRRKGPVFAIAFSPLSSIFAAIMGILILGDVLYLGR, from the exons ATGCGAGTAATACTAGAGGAGTCTATACCATATCTAATCTGCTTATTGTGTAGTTTCTCTGGTGCAGGGTATTTTTTGGTGTCCAAAGTTTCTCTAAACAAAGGAATGAGTCGGTATGTGCTTGTCACCTATGGCTTTGCTATTGGGACTCTATCTACTGCTCTACTTGCCTATCTCTTTGAAAG GAAAAACAATAGTAAACTCACCATCCCTGTCTTGAGAAATGTCTTATTTCTAGGCCTTCTTGG AGCAGTGTTAGGGAGGACCATGTTTTACTTGGGGTTAGAATACACTTCACAGACGTTTGCTTCTGCAGTGTCCAACATATTTCCAGTCTTTACCTTTATCTTGGCAATTATATTCAG AATGGAAAAATTGGACATTTCGAAGAATAGTACTCGAGCAAAGATAGGAGGAACTATAGTTTCATTTGCAGGAGCAACAATCTTGACCCTTTACAAGGGCATCAAAGTGATATCAGTACACACTCAAAGCTCCCATAATCAATCTGCTTCTACTACTACACAACTGTCTTTTGAGAAAGCTCACTGGATAAAAGGCTCCCTTATTCTTGTGTCTTCCTACTTCTCAATCGCAGCCTTCTACCTCCTACAG GCAGCAACAGTCAAAATATATGCAGCACCGTTAAACCTCACAACACTAAGTTGCTTATCGGGAACTTTGTTCTCAGTAATCATGACTGCAATTTTGGATCATAAAGCAGCCTCGTGGAGGTTGTCATGGGATATCACACTTCTAGCTCCTCTCTATAGT GGAATTATAATATTCAGTTTGGGAATTTATCTTCAAACCATAGTAATGAGAAGAAAAGGCCCAGTGTTCGCGATTGCTTTTAGTCCTTTGTCATCAATATTTGCAGCTATCATGGGAATACTGATTCTGGGAGACGTTTTATATTTGGGCAGGTGA